One window of Oncorhynchus kisutch isolate 150728-3 unplaced genomic scaffold, Okis_V2 Okis05a-Okis16b_hom, whole genome shotgun sequence genomic DNA carries:
- the LOC109885285 gene encoding zinc finger protein 585A-like isoform X2, with protein sequence MASVKLEDCSQTLELNVNLKEEEEEEKIRTSVSHGCHVETFSTSRDQQQEDQRAKMSHHCPHCEEIFPFLSKLKIHLKIHTGEKPYSCSNCGKCFKTTTQLKLHQRTHTGEKPYYCSDCGKGFKTSTQLKVHQRTHTGEKPFFCPDCGASFSHLGTLKAHQRIHTGEKPYVCSDCGTSFSQFSHLKTHKLVHIGEKPYVCSDCRKCFTTSTDLKVHQRTHTGEKPYYCSDCGKCFKTSNELKVHQRTHTGEKPYVCSNCGKSFSQLYTLKTHERIHSGEKPYSCSGCVKYFKTSTELKVHQRTHTGEKPYSCSDCGKYFKTLNELKVHQRTHTGEKPFFCPDCGTSFSQPSHLKSHGRIHTGEKPYSCSDCGKCFKTLYELKVHQRTHTGEKPYVCSDCGKCFTTSTDIKVHQRTHSGEKPYVCLDCGKSFSQLSHLKSHERIHTGEKPYSCSNCGKCFKTSTVLTVHQRTHTGEKPYYCSDCVKCFTTSAKLKAHQRTHTGEKPYSCPDCGVSFSRLDTLKTHQHIH encoded by the exons atggcatcagtgaagctggaagactgcagtcaaacactggagctgaatgtcaatcttaaagaggaagaagaggaggagaagattaggACATCTGTtagtcatg GATGccatgttgagacattctctacatccagagaTCAACAGCAGGAAGATCAGAGAGCTAAGATGTCTCATCACTGCCCACATTGTGAAGAGATTTTCCCATttctatcaaagctaaaaatacacctaaaaatacacacaggagagaagccttactcctgctccaACTGTGGAAAATGTTTCAAAACAACAACTCAGCTAAaacttcatcagagaacacacacaggagagaagccttattactgctctgactgtggaaaaggTTTTAAAACATCAACtcagctaaaagttcatcagagaacacacacaggagagaagcctttcttctgccctgactgtggggcgagtttctctcaTCTGGGCACCTTAAAAGcacaccaacgtatacacacaggagagaagccttacgtctgctctgactgtggaactagtttctctcaattttcccacttaaaaacacATAAACTTGTACATATAGGAGAGAAGCCTTATGTCTGCTCTGATTGTagaaaatgcttcacaacatcaactgatctaaaagttcatcagagaacacacacaggagagaagccgtattactgctctgactgtggaaaatgttttaaaacctcaaatgaactaaaagttcatcagagaacacacacaggagagaagccttatgtCTGCTCtaactgtgggaagagtttctcccAATTGTATAccttaaaaacacatgaacgtatacattcaggggagaagccttactcctgctctggctgtgtaaaatatttcaaaacgtcaactgagctaaaagttcatcagagaacacacacaggagagaagccttattcctgctctgactgtggaaaatatttcaaaacattaaatgagctaaaagttcaccagagaacacacacaggagagaagcccttCTTCTGCCCTGACTGTGGAACTAGTTTCTCTCAACCTTCCCACTTAAAATCACATggacgtatacatacaggggagaagccatattcctgctctgactgtggaaaatgttttaaaacattatatgagctaaaagttcaccagagaacacacacaggagagaagccttacgtctgctctgactgtggaaagtgcttcacaacatcaactgatataaaagttcatcagagaacacactcaggagagaagccttacgttTGCTtagactgtggaaagagtttctctcaactTTCCCACTTAAaatcacatgaacgtatacatacaggggagaagccatacTCCTGCTCTAACTGcggaaaatgcttcaaaacatcaactgTGCTaacagttcatcagagaacacacacaggagagaagccttattactgctctgactgtgtaaaatgcttcacaacatcagcTAAGCTAAAAgctcatcagagaacacacacaggagaaaagccttactccTGTCCTGACTGTGGTGTGAGTTTCTCTCGACTTGATACtttaaaaacacaccaacataTACATTAA
- the LOC109885285 gene encoding oocyte zinc finger protein XlCOF6-like isoform X1 codes for MASVKLEDCSQTLELNVNIKDEEEEEKIRTTVSHDRLRLSLRPLTSTVRTNPACFSPSTLSPNQQSLGPDCDSGAQFALQDPEMASVKLEDCSQTLELNVNLKEEEEEEKIRTSVSHGCHVETFSTSRDQQQEDQRAKMSHHCPHCEEIFPFLSKLKIHLKIHTGEKPYSCSNCGKCFKTTTQLKLHQRTHTGEKPYYCSDCGKGFKTSTQLKVHQRTHTGEKPFFCPDCGASFSHLGTLKAHQRIHTGEKPYVCSDCGTSFSQFSHLKTHKLVHIGEKPYVCSDCRKCFTTSTDLKVHQRTHTGEKPYYCSDCGKCFKTSNELKVHQRTHTGEKPYVCSNCGKSFSQLYTLKTHERIHSGEKPYSCSGCVKYFKTSTELKVHQRTHTGEKPYSCSDCGKYFKTLNELKVHQRTHTGEKPFFCPDCGTSFSQPSHLKSHGRIHTGEKPYSCSDCGKCFKTLYELKVHQRTHTGEKPYVCSDCGKCFTTSTDIKVHQRTHSGEKPYVCLDCGKSFSQLSHLKSHERIHTGEKPYSCSNCGKCFKTSTVLTVHQRTHTGEKPYYCSDCVKCFTTSAKLKAHQRTHTGEKPYSCPDCGVSFSRLDTLKTHQHIH; via the exons ACCGACTCAGATTAAGTCTGAGGCcgttaacatcaacagtgaggacaaacccagcctgcttctctccttccacactgagtccaaaccaacagtcactgggtcctgattgtgacagtggagcccagtttgcactgcaggatccagagatggcatcagtgaagctggaagactgcagtcaaacactggagctgaatgtcaatcttaaagaggaagaagaggaggagaagattaggACATCTGTtagtcatg GATGccatgttgagacattctctacatccagagaTCAACAGCAGGAAGATCAGAGAGCTAAGATGTCTCATCACTGCCCACATTGTGAAGAGATTTTCCCATttctatcaaagctaaaaatacacctaaaaatacacacaggagagaagccttactcctgctccaACTGTGGAAAATGTTTCAAAACAACAACTCAGCTAAaacttcatcagagaacacacacaggagagaagccttattactgctctgactgtggaaaaggTTTTAAAACATCAACtcagctaaaagttcatcagagaacacacacaggagagaagcctttcttctgccctgactgtggggcgagtttctctcaTCTGGGCACCTTAAAAGcacaccaacgtatacacacaggagagaagccttacgtctgctctgactgtggaactagtttctctcaattttcccacttaaaaacacATAAACTTGTACATATAGGAGAGAAGCCTTATGTCTGCTCTGATTGTagaaaatgcttcacaacatcaactgatctaaaagttcatcagagaacacacacaggagagaagccgtattactgctctgactgtggaaaatgttttaaaacctcaaatgaactaaaagttcatcagagaacacacacaggagagaagccttatgtCTGCTCtaactgtgggaagagtttctcccAATTGTATAccttaaaaacacatgaacgtatacattcaggggagaagccttactcctgctctggctgtgtaaaatatttcaaaacgtcaactgagctaaaagttcatcagagaacacacacaggagagaagccttattcctgctctgactgtggaaaatatttcaaaacattaaatgagctaaaagttcaccagagaacacacacaggagagaagcccttCTTCTGCCCTGACTGTGGAACTAGTTTCTCTCAACCTTCCCACTTAAAATCACATggacgtatacatacaggggagaagccatattcctgctctgactgtggaaaatgttttaaaacattatatgagctaaaagttcaccagagaacacacacaggagagaagccttacgtctgctctgactgtggaaagtgcttcacaacatcaactgatataaaagttcatcagagaacacactcaggagagaagccttacgttTGCTtagactgtggaaagagtttctctcaactTTCCCACTTAAaatcacatgaacgtatacatacaggggagaagccatacTCCTGCTCTAACTGcggaaaatgcttcaaaacatcaactgTGCTaacagttcatcagagaacacacacaggagagaagccttattactgctctgactgtgtaaaatgcttcacaacatcagcTAAGCTAAAAgctcatcagagaacacacacaggagaaaagccttactccTGTCCTGACTGTGGTGTGAGTTTCTCTCGACTTGATACtttaaaaacacaccaacataTACATTAA